The Heyndrickxia acidicola sequence ATTATAACTTCTGTAGGACAGTCTGGCCTGAGAATCACTCAATTAGAAGAAGAACCTAATCATAAAGTCCATGATATCGGCCTCCCAAAAACCTATACACTGTTAGCTGTAAAAGACTGATTAAGAATGGCCCTGGAGCTGGCCAGAGATTACACTGGTTTAATAAGCTATTTAATGGAGAAATTTATACATTTCATTAAGGCTTGTTGAAAATTCAGGTTAATTTTACACTATGATAAATGTAATGAACTCAACCCAGCAGGATGACCAGGACGATGCCTAAGTCTTTGTGTAAGCCTAATTTAGAAACTGAATCTTTTTTTAATTAAAGCATAAGGCACGAGACTCCTGCGGGAAAAGAAGGCTTAGGGAGAGCCTGCAGCGGAAATCACCCAGCAGGATGAAAAAGCCTTTTCTAAAAAGCCGCATTCAATGAGTTGAATGCGGCTTTTTAGGGTGAATGGCTTATACCCAGTTTCCAAGTCATTCTACATCATATAAACACTTCACTGAAATTCTCTTACCAATATTTTTTTGAACTAAGAGCGGTTTTTTTCTAAATACTCATCCAATTGTGCTTCAGGATTCAATACCGCGCTGCTATGGCATATTTCTAAACGTTTAGGCTTTAAGACTCTTAGAACTTCACTGCTTTTTAGCGCTTCCCTCATATCAGCTGTAAACATCGGTATAGGCTTTCTTAATTTCCCTTTTTTTGATGTAAAAAGATCACCTGCAAGCAATACCTCATCCTCTTCATGATAATATGCCACATGGCCTGGTGAATGGCCTGGTGTAAAGTAAGGAGTCAAACTGCCTATAGGCTGAAGACGCCCTTCATTATCCGCTGAAAGAGGCTGAGTGATAGAAGGCGCAAGGAGTTCCACTGCTTTTTTTCGGCCAGGATAGGGAAGATTCCCTTCAATATAGGGAATTTCAATGGAGTGTGCATATACCGGTACGTTTATTTTACTTAAAATGGTCTTTACAGCACCTACATGATCACCATGACCATGAGTTAATATTATCCGCTGAAGAGGACCAGCCTGGATGTCATTAATGGACTTTAATATTCCTTTTGCCATAGAAGAAACTCCGGCATCAATAAGCGTCAGTCCATTATCATCTGCTACAAGCCATACTTGAATTGTAAAACCCATCCAAGACTTTAAGGTCCAAATATGCTTCGAAATTTGTTCAATTTTCATTCTTTTCTTCTCCCTGATTCATATTCACTTTAAAACCTCTTATTAAAATTTCAATTGCCTCATCAAATGCAGGCTGCAGCCGATTCATTAGTTCCTCAGGTGATTCATCAGAATTGGAATAGGTTGCTGTAATCCCATACAAGGTATAGAAAAAAATTCGTGAAAACGTTAATATGACCTCTTCATTTTTGCTTGTTCAAAGCTTTCTTGAATGGTAAGCCTAAAAACAACACGAAAGAGTTCATTTCGTGTTGTTTTTAACTCAGAATTAGGATTTGGTTCATCGACTCTTTTGCCCTTCTCATAATACTGTGAAACTGCAGCGGTAGATTGGACAGTCCTGGCATAGACTCGCTGCTAAAACCTATAACTATATCCTTTTCCCATTTATCGTATATATTGTTTAATTTTTCTTCAAACTAATCATTTAGTTTTTAAGCCTGATGAACGATATTGCGTAGGGGTCTGTCCCGTCCACTTATAAAAAATCTTCGAAAAATATTGCTGATTTTGAAAACCTGTAATGGCAGCAATTTCTTTTATTGACATGTCTGATTCGAATAAATGCTTTTTGGCATGCTCGACCCTTACAGAGTTAAGTGTATCCCGAAAGGTTGTGTTTCTTTTTTCAGTAAAGAGATGACTAATATAAGAAGCATTCCTTTTCACATAGTCAGAAACAGCCTGAAGATCAAGCTGTTTGTTCCAGTAGTTCAAATCAATAAAATGGAGGCATCGTTCAATGATGTCCAAATGCTGCAATTGATTGGTTTCAGTATGGACAGCATCAATGATATTTGTGATAAAAATAAACAGCCTTTGAACAATGCGATATATAACAGTTTCTTTTAAAATAGCATCAAATATCCTTAGATATTCCTTCTCATGTTGGTTCTCCTGAAGCTTAAAGGTTTTCATGTAACGGCGTATTTGAGCAAGGATGGAAGTCAGTCTTATTCTTAATAATTCAGGATCAGGATACGGACTCGAAAAACGCAAAAATTCTTTAAATAAGAAGGCCTGTATCTCCTCTTTGTTCCCATCATTTAGTGACTGTATCCAAAATTTCTGTTCCGAAGGGGTTAAAAAGGGATCAATAAACTCCCAATCAATGGGCTCACTAATTGTATGTACCTGGCTGTAACCAGTAAAAAAGGTGAGTTTGGCTGTCTTATTCGTGTCTAAATATCGTTGATGAACGGATTTACCAGATTGAATATCCACGTTAATAAAAACAGATAAATTTTCAGAAGAATGATTTCCCCAATCAAGCAAAAAACGTTTAAATATGTCCGGCCATTGCGCTTCCTCTTTCCATTCAAACAGGCATATAAGTTTGCTGCTGAGAGGATATAGCTTTGGCCTAACAGGAAAAGGATATTCTTGTGTTACCTGAAACAATGTTGATATCTCCGATGCATTTTCA is a genomic window containing:
- a CDS encoding AraC family transcriptional regulator, whose product is MKILIASQDQFEARGIQWLLESSIRDIQVEVAHHAGEAIITLENKSPNLLILEMSMGQEEEAEKLFSTIRIIKPVIFSLTAEATFEAAKKAIDIGSRGLLAKPYLPQDLVQKVLALVKEIREKKGSKEQDPLIKSPMIEYNSLFLPSYKDPAQCVLAIIQPENASEISTLFQVTQEYPFPVRPKLYPLSSKLICLFEWKEEAQWPDIFKRFLLDWGNHSSENLSVFINVDIQSGKSVHQRYLDTNKTAKLTFFTGYSQVHTISEPIDWEFIDPFLTPSEQKFWIQSLNDGNKEEIQAFLFKEFLRFSSPYPDPELLRIRLTSILAQIRRYMKTFKLQENQHEKEYLRIFDAILKETVIYRIVQRLFIFITNIIDAVHTETNQLQHLDIIERCLHFIDLNYWNKQLDLQAVSDYVKRNASYISHLFTEKRNTTFRDTLNSVRVEHAKKHLFESDMSIKEIAAITGFQNQQYFSKIFYKWTGQTPTQYRSSGLKTK
- a CDS encoding MBL fold metallo-hydrolase, which translates into the protein MKIEQISKHIWTLKSWMGFTIQVWLVADDNGLTLIDAGVSSMAKGILKSINDIQAGPLQRIILTHGHGDHVGAVKTILSKINVPVYAHSIEIPYIEGNLPYPGRKKAVELLAPSITQPLSADNEGRLQPIGSLTPYFTPGHSPGHVAYYHEEDEVLLAGDLFTSKKGKLRKPIPMFTADMREALKSSEVLRVLKPKRLEICHSSAVLNPEAQLDEYLEKNRS